In a single window of the Palaemon carinicauda isolate YSFRI2023 chromosome 10, ASM3689809v2, whole genome shotgun sequence genome:
- the LOC137648032 gene encoding uncharacterized protein produces the protein MATQCPAFNPSLETVVEFLERFTDQSADSLQQAGDDSTKKVSILVKSLPVNVVTDVQRRLKPVKLSDATYENIKEKLISQHEIKKSVIGATVQFLNRKQLPDESIENYARALNGLCSNCNYKYCRRDRSLQDPFVSGLRSASILSGLLQDCENKSFNECVEKAKLLTTFSADAQDIKLECNHHTSYKVTEHRAKGIKKVPTSYICIRCGQQANHFTNDCFAMKLKCMKCQKTGHLARCCKSTAKSLHAVSEAAPRDAVTSRVAK, from the coding sequence aTGGCGACACAGTGTCCAGCATTCAATCCTAGCTTAGAAACTGTAGTTGAGTTTCTTGAAAGATTCACAGATCAATCTGCTGATTCACTGCAGCAAGCTGGAGACGACAGTACTAAGAAGGTTAGTATTTTGGTCAAATCTCTTCCTGTAAATGTCGTTACTGATGTGCAACGGAGACTTAAACCAGTGAAACTGTCAGACGCCACATACGAAAACATCAAAGAAAAGTTAATTTCTCAGCATGAGATTAAAAAGAGTGTGATAGGTGCAACGGTACAATTCCTGAATAGGAAACAACTTCCGGATGAATCTATTGAAAACTATGCACGTGCATTAAATGGcttgtgttcaaattgcaattataAATATTGCCGTCGGGACAGGTCTCTGCAAGATCCATTTGTGAGTGGCTTAAGGTCTGCCAGCATTCTGAGTGGTTTGTTACAAGACTGTGAAAACAAGTCATTTAACGAGTGTGTTGAGAAGGCGAAACTACTGACAACATTTTCCGCTGATGCTCAGGATATAAAGCTAGAATGCAATCATCACACAAGCTATAAAGTTACTGAACATAGGGCTAAAGGTATTAAAAAGGTTCCTACTTCATATATTTGCATAAGGTGTGGTCAGCAAGCAAATCATTTTACTAATGATTGTTTTGCCATGAAACTGAAATGCATGAAATGCCAGAAAACTGGTCACCTTGCTAGGTGTTGCAAATCCACTGCAAAGTCATTGCATGCAGTCTCTGAAGCAGCTCCGAGAGATGCAGTAACGAGTAGGGTTGCcaaataa